One stretch of Oncorhynchus gorbuscha isolate QuinsamMale2020 ecotype Even-year linkage group LG21, OgorEven_v1.0, whole genome shotgun sequence DNA includes these proteins:
- the LOC124007928 gene encoding zinc finger protein 251-like produces the protein MSKLQLLRLFLNERLSAAAVEIFGAVEKTVVEYQEENDRLRRLLRRTPEMQLCKIDSLQLSVSEKEVPPEQQHCEQEWSPSLGQEDPDTTLIKGKQEEVRTNQEEEQLQGVEPDIIEFIFTPSCVKSECDQEDPLQSLTLPQTKTVENKERDSKPVDLKPFATVTHIKGLYIPCLSPYTQNNASSHSSAISSDPVGLDSSPPLGPTPPLDPNMSMGERGSKPSTTSRKTHHCHDYGETFPLKADLQRHGTLTKKRLSECHLSNKQYNSTCKPEAHVQLCPMEKSCTCPICGMTIKHKGDLSRHMGIHTGEKPFSCGVCGKSFYQKGHLTDHIRTHTGEKPFSCGDCGKSFNLKGNLRKHKLTHTGEKPFSCGDCGRSFSLNMNLTRHKLTHTGEKPFSCGDCGKSFTQKTNLLMHVKNIHKGGKQDKN, from the exons ATGTCTAAACTACAGTTATTGCGTTTGTTTTTAAATGAGCGTTTATCGGCGGCTGCTGTGGAGATTTTCGGTGCAGTTGAGAAAACGGTAGTGGAGTACCAGGAGGAGAATGATCGGCTACGGAGACTGCTGCGGAGGACACCAGAGATGCAACTATGTAAAATAG actccctgcagctctctgtctctgaaaaGGAGGTTCCCCCTGAGCAGCAGCACTGTGAACAGGAGTGGAGCCCCAGTTTGGGGCAGGAGGACCCAGATACCACACTGATTAAAGGGAAACAGGAGGAAGTCAGGACCaatcaggaggaagagcagcttcaaGGGGTGGAGCCTGATATCATAGAGTTCATATTCACTCCTTCCTGTGTGAAAAGTGAATGTGATCAGGAAGACCCACTTCAGTCCTTGACTCTTCCCCAAACCAAGACTGtggagaacaaagagagagactcTAAACCAGTGGATCTCAAACCTTTTGCCACTGTGACCCACATTAAGGGTCTTTACATTCCCTGTTTATCCCCATATACTCAGAACAATGCCTCCAGCCACAGTTCAGCCATAAGCAGCGACCCAGTAGGACTTGACAGCAGCCCACCATTGGGTCCCACCCCACCATTAGATCCAAACATGTCAATGGGGGAACGCGGTTCCAAACCCAGCACCACGTCTAGAAAAACTCACCACTGCCATGACTATGGTGAAACGTTTCCTCTGAAAGCTGACCTGCAGAGGCACGGGACTCTTACCAAGAAGAGACTCAGCGAATGTCACTTATCCAATAAACAGTACAACTCCACCTGTAAACCGGAAGCCCATGTCCAACTCTGTCCCATGGAGAAATCCTGCACTTGCCCTATTTGTGGCATGACCATCAAACACAAGGGAGATCTGTCTAGGCACATGGgtattcacacaggagagaaaccatttagcTGTGGTGTCTGTGGGAAAAGCTTCTATCAGAAGGGACACCTTACAGATCATATAaggactcacacaggagagaaaccatttagctgtggtgactgtgggaaaagcttcaatTTGAAAGGCAACCTAAGGAAGCATAAactgactcacacaggagagaaaccatttagcTGTGGAGACTGTGGGAGAAGCTTCAGTCTCAATATGAACTTAACCAGGCATAAactgactcacacaggagagaaaccatttagcTGTGGTGACTGCGGGAAAAGCTTCACTCAAAAGACTAACCTGCTGATGCATGTGAAAAACATCCACAAAGGAGGAAAGCAGGACAAAAACTGA